One Osmerus eperlanus chromosome 23, fOsmEpe2.1, whole genome shotgun sequence DNA segment encodes these proteins:
- the rap1gds1 gene encoding rap1 GTPase-GDP dissociation stimulator 1 isoform X2, whose amino-acid sequence MDNLSEALKKLKLTTADGSSDSVDSCLDCLLKALAHNNVEASEKVQETGLLPMLPTLLAPQSSCTPKVANIIAELAKNEFMRSPCVEAGLIPPLVQLLSSSDQEVLLQTGRALGNICYDSHEGRSAVDQAGGAQIVAEHIKSLSQNTEPANGTLLTVFCGMLMNYSNDNDSLQAQLISMGVIPTLVKLLAVHSDNVGLTEMCLIAFGNLAELESSKEQFASTNIAEELVRLFQKQSEHEKREMIFEVLAPLAENDVIKLQLVDAGLVECLLDVVAHTVDGEREEEVAQLKTASDLMVLLLLGDESMQKLFEGGKGSVFQRVLSWVPSHNHQLQLAGALAIANFARNDGNCIHMVDTGIVQKLLDLLDRHVDEGNVTVQHAALSALRNLAIPVVNKAKMLSAGVSDIVLKFLPSERPPVQFKLLGTLRMLIDTQVDAADQLGTNLGLVERLVEWCEAKDHAGVMGESNRLLSALIRHSKSKDVVRTVIQGGGVKHLITMATSEHMIMQNEALVALGLIAALDLVGAEKDFVGSSLVQVLHKLLSDERSAPEIKYNSMILICAVMSSEPLHKEVQALAFIEVVSKLRSHENKTVSHQASLTEQRLTAQS is encoded by the exons ATGG ACAATCTGAGCGAAGCGTTGAAGAAGCTAAAGCTAACCACTGCAGATGGTTCCTCAGACAGTGTGGACAGCTGCCTAGACTGTCTGCTCAAAGCACTCGCTCACAACA ATGTGGAGGCCAGTGAGAAGGTCCAGGAGACGGGTCTCCTCCCCATGCTGCCCACACTGCTcgccccccagtcctcctgcaCCCCCAAAGTAGCCAACATCATCGCTGAGTTGGCCAAAAATG AGTTTATGCGTAGCCCGTGTGTGGAGGCCGGCCTCATTCCCCCTCTAGTGCAGCTGCTCAGCTCCTCAGACCAGGAAGTGCTGCTCCAAACCGGCCGCGCCCTGGGCAACATATGCTATGACAGCC ATGAGGGCAGGAGTGCAGTTGACCAGGCGGGAGGGGCACAGATAGTAGCTGAACACATTAAGTCCCTCTCCCAAAATACTGAACCGGCCAATGGGACACTCTTGACTGTCTTTTGTGGCATGCTGATGAACTATAGCAATGATAATG ACTCCTTGCAGGCCCAGCTGATCAGCATGGGGGTCATCCCCACCCTGGTGAAGCTGCTGGCCGTCCACTCCGACAACGTGGGCCTGACCGAGATGTGCCTCATCGCCTTCGGGAACCTCGCAGAGCTCG aGTCGAGCAAGGAGCAGTTTGCCTCAACGAACATAGCGGAGGAGCTGGTGCGCCTGTTCCAGAAGCAGTCTGAGCACGAGAAGAGGGAGATGATCTTTGAAGTCCTCGCTCCTCTGGCCGAGAACG ATGTGATCAAGCTGCAGCTGGTGGACGCCGGGCTGGTGGAGTGTCTGCTCGATGTTGTGGCTCACACGGTggacggggagagggaggaggaggtagcacAGCTCAAGACGGCCTCTGACCTGATGGTGCTACTGCTGCTgggag ATGAGTCCATGCAGAAGCTGTTTGAAGGGGGCAAGGGAAGCGTGTTCCAGAGGGTGCTGTCCTGGGTGCCATCCCATAATCACCAGCTACAGCTGGCTGGGGCACTGGCCATTGCCAACTTTGCCCGCAACG ATGGCAACTGCATCCACATGGTGGACACGGGCATCGTGCAGAAGCTTCTGGACCTGCTAGACAGACATGTGGATGAGGGGAACGTCACGGTCCAGCATGCCGCACTCAGCGCCCTTCGGAACCTGGCCATCCCAG TGGTGAACAAAGCCAAAATGTTGTCTGCCGGAGTTTCAGACATAGTCTTGAAGTTCCTTCCCTCGGAGAGACCACCTGTTCAGTTCAAGTTGCTGGGCACGCTACGCATGCTCATCGACACACAAG TGGACGCTGCCGACCAGCTGGGGACCAATCTGGGGCTggtggagaggctggtggagtggTGTGAAGCCAAGGACCACGCCGGCGTGATGGGCGAGTCCAAccggctgctctctgctctcatcCGTCACAGCAAATCAAAG GATGTTGTCAGAACAGTCATCCAAGGAGGTGGAGTCAAGCACTTAATAACCATGGCAACCAGCGAGCACATGATCATGCAGAACGAAGCGCTGGTGGCGCTGGGCCTCATAGCAGCCCTGGACCTGG TTGGTGCTGAGAAGGACTTTGTTGGGTCCAGCCTGGTGCAGGTCCTTCACAAGCTGCTGTCAGACGAGAGGAGTGCTCCTGAGATCAAGTACAACTCCATGATCCTTATCTGTGCCGTCATGAGTTCAG AGCCGCTCCATAAAGAGGTGCAGGCGCTGGCGTTCATCGAGGTGGTCTCCAAGCTGCGGTCGCACGAGAACAAGACGGTGTCCCACCAGGCGTCCCTCACAGAGCAGAGGCTAACGGCACAGAGCTAA
- the rap1gds1 gene encoding rap1 GTPase-GDP dissociation stimulator 1 isoform X1 → MADNLSEALKKLKLTTADGSSDSVDSCLDCLLKALAHNNVEASEKVQETGLLPMLPTLLAPQSSCTPKVANIIAELAKNEFMRSPCVEAGLIPPLVQLLSSSDQEVLLQTGRALGNICYDSHEGRSAVDQAGGAQIVAEHIKSLSQNTEPANGTLLTVFCGMLMNYSNDNDSLQAQLISMGVIPTLVKLLAVHSDNVGLTEMCLIAFGNLAELESSKEQFASTNIAEELVRLFQKQSEHEKREMIFEVLAPLAENDVIKLQLVDAGLVECLLDVVAHTVDGEREEEVAQLKTASDLMVLLLLGDESMQKLFEGGKGSVFQRVLSWVPSHNHQLQLAGALAIANFARNDGNCIHMVDTGIVQKLLDLLDRHVDEGNVTVQHAALSALRNLAIPVVNKAKMLSAGVSDIVLKFLPSERPPVQFKLLGTLRMLIDTQVDAADQLGTNLGLVERLVEWCEAKDHAGVMGESNRLLSALIRHSKSKDVVRTVIQGGGVKHLITMATSEHMIMQNEALVALGLIAALDLVGAEKDFVGSSLVQVLHKLLSDERSAPEIKYNSMILICAVMSSEPLHKEVQALAFIEVVSKLRSHENKTVSHQASLTEQRLTAQS, encoded by the exons ATGG CAGACAATCTGAGCGAAGCGTTGAAGAAGCTAAAGCTAACCACTGCAGATGGTTCCTCAGACAGTGTGGACAGCTGCCTAGACTGTCTGCTCAAAGCACTCGCTCACAACA ATGTGGAGGCCAGTGAGAAGGTCCAGGAGACGGGTCTCCTCCCCATGCTGCCCACACTGCTcgccccccagtcctcctgcaCCCCCAAAGTAGCCAACATCATCGCTGAGTTGGCCAAAAATG AGTTTATGCGTAGCCCGTGTGTGGAGGCCGGCCTCATTCCCCCTCTAGTGCAGCTGCTCAGCTCCTCAGACCAGGAAGTGCTGCTCCAAACCGGCCGCGCCCTGGGCAACATATGCTATGACAGCC ATGAGGGCAGGAGTGCAGTTGACCAGGCGGGAGGGGCACAGATAGTAGCTGAACACATTAAGTCCCTCTCCCAAAATACTGAACCGGCCAATGGGACACTCTTGACTGTCTTTTGTGGCATGCTGATGAACTATAGCAATGATAATG ACTCCTTGCAGGCCCAGCTGATCAGCATGGGGGTCATCCCCACCCTGGTGAAGCTGCTGGCCGTCCACTCCGACAACGTGGGCCTGACCGAGATGTGCCTCATCGCCTTCGGGAACCTCGCAGAGCTCG aGTCGAGCAAGGAGCAGTTTGCCTCAACGAACATAGCGGAGGAGCTGGTGCGCCTGTTCCAGAAGCAGTCTGAGCACGAGAAGAGGGAGATGATCTTTGAAGTCCTCGCTCCTCTGGCCGAGAACG ATGTGATCAAGCTGCAGCTGGTGGACGCCGGGCTGGTGGAGTGTCTGCTCGATGTTGTGGCTCACACGGTggacggggagagggaggaggaggtagcacAGCTCAAGACGGCCTCTGACCTGATGGTGCTACTGCTGCTgggag ATGAGTCCATGCAGAAGCTGTTTGAAGGGGGCAAGGGAAGCGTGTTCCAGAGGGTGCTGTCCTGGGTGCCATCCCATAATCACCAGCTACAGCTGGCTGGGGCACTGGCCATTGCCAACTTTGCCCGCAACG ATGGCAACTGCATCCACATGGTGGACACGGGCATCGTGCAGAAGCTTCTGGACCTGCTAGACAGACATGTGGATGAGGGGAACGTCACGGTCCAGCATGCCGCACTCAGCGCCCTTCGGAACCTGGCCATCCCAG TGGTGAACAAAGCCAAAATGTTGTCTGCCGGAGTTTCAGACATAGTCTTGAAGTTCCTTCCCTCGGAGAGACCACCTGTTCAGTTCAAGTTGCTGGGCACGCTACGCATGCTCATCGACACACAAG TGGACGCTGCCGACCAGCTGGGGACCAATCTGGGGCTggtggagaggctggtggagtggTGTGAAGCCAAGGACCACGCCGGCGTGATGGGCGAGTCCAAccggctgctctctgctctcatcCGTCACAGCAAATCAAAG GATGTTGTCAGAACAGTCATCCAAGGAGGTGGAGTCAAGCACTTAATAACCATGGCAACCAGCGAGCACATGATCATGCAGAACGAAGCGCTGGTGGCGCTGGGCCTCATAGCAGCCCTGGACCTGG TTGGTGCTGAGAAGGACTTTGTTGGGTCCAGCCTGGTGCAGGTCCTTCACAAGCTGCTGTCAGACGAGAGGAGTGCTCCTGAGATCAAGTACAACTCCATGATCCTTATCTGTGCCGTCATGAGTTCAG AGCCGCTCCATAAAGAGGTGCAGGCGCTGGCGTTCATCGAGGTGGTCTCCAAGCTGCGGTCGCACGAGAACAAGACGGTGTCCCACCAGGCGTCCCTCACAGAGCAGAGGCTAACGGCACAGAGCTAA
- the rap1gds1 gene encoding rap1 GTPase-GDP dissociation stimulator 1 isoform X3, with translation MADNLSEALKKLKLTTADGSSDSVDSCLDCLLKALAHNNVEASEKVQETGLLPMLPTLLAPQSSCTPKVANIIAELAKNEFMRSPCVEAGLIPPLVQLLSSSDQEVLLQTGRALGNICYDSHSLQAQLISMGVIPTLVKLLAVHSDNVGLTEMCLIAFGNLAELESSKEQFASTNIAEELVRLFQKQSEHEKREMIFEVLAPLAENDVIKLQLVDAGLVECLLDVVAHTVDGEREEEVAQLKTASDLMVLLLLGDESMQKLFEGGKGSVFQRVLSWVPSHNHQLQLAGALAIANFARNDGNCIHMVDTGIVQKLLDLLDRHVDEGNVTVQHAALSALRNLAIPVVNKAKMLSAGVSDIVLKFLPSERPPVQFKLLGTLRMLIDTQVDAADQLGTNLGLVERLVEWCEAKDHAGVMGESNRLLSALIRHSKSKDVVRTVIQGGGVKHLITMATSEHMIMQNEALVALGLIAALDLVGAEKDFVGSSLVQVLHKLLSDERSAPEIKYNSMILICAVMSSEPLHKEVQALAFIEVVSKLRSHENKTVSHQASLTEQRLTAQS, from the exons ATGG CAGACAATCTGAGCGAAGCGTTGAAGAAGCTAAAGCTAACCACTGCAGATGGTTCCTCAGACAGTGTGGACAGCTGCCTAGACTGTCTGCTCAAAGCACTCGCTCACAACA ATGTGGAGGCCAGTGAGAAGGTCCAGGAGACGGGTCTCCTCCCCATGCTGCCCACACTGCTcgccccccagtcctcctgcaCCCCCAAAGTAGCCAACATCATCGCTGAGTTGGCCAAAAATG AGTTTATGCGTAGCCCGTGTGTGGAGGCCGGCCTCATTCCCCCTCTAGTGCAGCTGCTCAGCTCCTCAGACCAGGAAGTGCTGCTCCAAACCGGCCGCGCCCTGGGCAACATATGCTATGACAGCC ACTCCTTGCAGGCCCAGCTGATCAGCATGGGGGTCATCCCCACCCTGGTGAAGCTGCTGGCCGTCCACTCCGACAACGTGGGCCTGACCGAGATGTGCCTCATCGCCTTCGGGAACCTCGCAGAGCTCG aGTCGAGCAAGGAGCAGTTTGCCTCAACGAACATAGCGGAGGAGCTGGTGCGCCTGTTCCAGAAGCAGTCTGAGCACGAGAAGAGGGAGATGATCTTTGAAGTCCTCGCTCCTCTGGCCGAGAACG ATGTGATCAAGCTGCAGCTGGTGGACGCCGGGCTGGTGGAGTGTCTGCTCGATGTTGTGGCTCACACGGTggacggggagagggaggaggaggtagcacAGCTCAAGACGGCCTCTGACCTGATGGTGCTACTGCTGCTgggag ATGAGTCCATGCAGAAGCTGTTTGAAGGGGGCAAGGGAAGCGTGTTCCAGAGGGTGCTGTCCTGGGTGCCATCCCATAATCACCAGCTACAGCTGGCTGGGGCACTGGCCATTGCCAACTTTGCCCGCAACG ATGGCAACTGCATCCACATGGTGGACACGGGCATCGTGCAGAAGCTTCTGGACCTGCTAGACAGACATGTGGATGAGGGGAACGTCACGGTCCAGCATGCCGCACTCAGCGCCCTTCGGAACCTGGCCATCCCAG TGGTGAACAAAGCCAAAATGTTGTCTGCCGGAGTTTCAGACATAGTCTTGAAGTTCCTTCCCTCGGAGAGACCACCTGTTCAGTTCAAGTTGCTGGGCACGCTACGCATGCTCATCGACACACAAG TGGACGCTGCCGACCAGCTGGGGACCAATCTGGGGCTggtggagaggctggtggagtggTGTGAAGCCAAGGACCACGCCGGCGTGATGGGCGAGTCCAAccggctgctctctgctctcatcCGTCACAGCAAATCAAAG GATGTTGTCAGAACAGTCATCCAAGGAGGTGGAGTCAAGCACTTAATAACCATGGCAACCAGCGAGCACATGATCATGCAGAACGAAGCGCTGGTGGCGCTGGGCCTCATAGCAGCCCTGGACCTGG TTGGTGCTGAGAAGGACTTTGTTGGGTCCAGCCTGGTGCAGGTCCTTCACAAGCTGCTGTCAGACGAGAGGAGTGCTCCTGAGATCAAGTACAACTCCATGATCCTTATCTGTGCCGTCATGAGTTCAG AGCCGCTCCATAAAGAGGTGCAGGCGCTGGCGTTCATCGAGGTGGTCTCCAAGCTGCGGTCGCACGAGAACAAGACGGTGTCCCACCAGGCGTCCCTCACAGAGCAGAGGCTAACGGCACAGAGCTAA
- the trmt10a gene encoding RNA (guanine-9-)-methyltransferase domain-containing protein 2 yields MSHEGNDVITEPSCGDSNNSQTDTISKRQRKKLLKHQQWEEQRDLRKQRRKEKRQKKRQERSTQEEEGAEWVSRKRLRSEVQPSPLRLVVDCSFDSLMMFKDVRKLHKQIQRCYAENRRTLHPVQFYLTSLGGQLKQNMDETDKGWVNWKDITIKTEHYHEVIPREELVYLTSDSPNVLTELDDTKAYVIGGLVDHNHHKGISFERAKELGIQHAQLPLESFVKMNSRKVLAVNHVFEIILSYMEMGDWQEAFFTVLPQRKGAVPVDQNGQAVEDKEDEDSDRESDGTNTVKDNTSSMPDQQEGANEQIEA; encoded by the exons ATGTCCCATGAGGGAAATGATGTGATTACAGAACCCTCGTGTGGAGATTCCAataacagtcagacagacactaTTTCAAAAAGGCAGAGGAAAAAACTCTTGAAACATCAGCAatgggaggagcagagggacctTCGAAA GCagaggcgcaaggagaagaggcAAAAGAAGCGACAGGAGCGATCAActcaagaggaagagggagctgAATGGGTGAGCCGCAAGCGTCTACGCAGTGAGGTGCAGCCCAGTCCTCTGAGACTAGTGGTGGACTGCAGCTTTGACAGCCTCATGATGTTCAAG GACGTGAGGAAGCTCCACAAGCAAATCCAGAGGTGCTATGCAGAGAATCGACGCACTTTACACCCTGTACAGTTTTATTTAACCAGTCTCGGTGGACAGTTAAAACAAAACATGGATGAAACTGACAAAGGATGGGTGAATTGGAAG gatataACTATCAAAACGGAGCACTACCATGAAGTCATACCCAGAGAGGAGCTAGTGTACCTCACCTCTGACTCCCCAAATGTGCTGACTGAACTGGACGACACCAAAGCCTATGTCATCGGAGGCCTGGTtgaccacaaccaccacaaG GGGATCTCCTTTGAGAGAGCCAAGGAGCTGGGGATTCAGCATGCACAGCTCCCTCTAGAAAGCTTCGTCAAGATGAACAGCCGGAAAGTGCTCGCAGTCAATCACG TATTTGAGATCATTCTGTCGTATATGGAGATGGGTGATTGGCAAGAGGCCTTCTTCACAGTCCTGCCTCAGAGGAAAGGGGCGGTTCCTGTTGACCAGAATGGCCAAGCAGTGGAAGACAAGGAGGACGAGGATtcagacagagagtcagacGGGACCAACACTGTCAAAGATAATACATCAAGCATGCCGGACCAACAAGAAGGAGCAAATGAACAAATAGAAGCATAG
- the LOC134009710 gene encoding uncharacterized protein LOC134009710 isoform X2 has product MSVDEFCRFCHKNLKIKGVFSQSTKIFEKTSNAKTVFDRLIDLGLTLKRSPEKSIRTCRRCTSILSRIERDLTVFRKWEEEEKQSDSSEQEEKQSDSSEQASAPKAADQSNWDPPASKMPKRVLHKFWPNPPDPSQTRISMSARRSITEVITHYPSGQTVCNVCHPDDAGIVNNISKKNWKTAARLIIKHKDLVEDIKVKILELVQHECKTLCNPSQGFILWRSSPEDLKSFSFSSLESDLKRLSPFLLSIFSTATNHSLPSTCAAAAIALRGREPRMSAFSYYLNSILLHGGARKAVFKKLSKMAITTTHCNAVGKLKEFPHTCEEGLQLLEVQKEVLPTSGADGLTDSAGQDEEGIDLGGAIGTHRQRDSQLKHDLVDSSGSKAGQMCEEKRQKRRQEQSTQEEEGAEWVSRKRLRSEVQPSPLRLVVDCSFDSLMMFKDVRKLHKQIQRCYAENRRTLHPVQFYLTSLGGQLKQNMDETDKGWVNWKDITIKTEHYHEVIPREELVYLTSDSPNVLTELDDTKAYVIGGLVDHNHHKGVSFERAKELGIQHAQLPLESFVEMNSRKVLAVNHVLPQRKRAVPVDQNGQAVEDKEDEDSDRESDGTNTVKDNTSSMPDQQERANEQIEA; this is encoded by the exons ATGTCTGTGGACGAATTTTGCCGTTTTTGCCATAAAAATTTGAAAATAAAAGGTGTTTTTAGTCAGTCAacaaaaatatttgaaaaaacaTCAAATGCCAAAACCGTTTTTGATCGACTAATTGATCTAGGATTGACTTTGAAAAGAAGTCCCGAAAAATCTATACGAACTTGTCGAAGGTGTACCAGCATACTTTCAAGAATCGAACGGGATTTAACCGTTTTCAGAAAAtgggaagaggaagaaaaacaaTCCGATTCGAGTGAACAGGAAGAAAAACAATCCGATTCGAGTGAACAAGCGTCGGCACCAAAAGCAGCAGATCAAAGTAATTGGGACCCTCCTGCTTCAAAGATGCCAAAGAGGGTTCTTCATAAATTTTGGCCCAATCCGCCAGATCCAAGTCAGACCAGAATATCCATGTCTGCACGGCGAAGTATTACAGAG GTCATCACCCATTACCCATCAGGCCAAACGGTCTGCAATGTCTGCCATCCAGATGATGCTGGGATTGTGAACAACATCAGCAAGAAGAACTGGAAAACAGCTGCTCGCTTGATAATAAAACACAAGGACCTTGTGGAAGATATCAAAGTTAAAATTCTTGAGCTAGTTCAGCATGAATGCAAAACCCTCTGCAACCCTAGCCAGGGTTTCATTCTGTGGAGGTCATCACCTGAGGATCTGAAGTCTTTTTCATTTTCCAGTTTAGAGTCAGATCTCAAGCGTCTTTCGCCATTCCTGTTATCCATCTTTTCAACTGCCACCAACCATTCTCTTCCTTCCACTTGTGCTGCGGCTGCTATCGCTTTGAGAGGAAGAGAACCTCGCATGTCTGCCTTTTCTTATTACCTAAATAGCATACTACTGCATGGCGGAGCAAGGAAGGCCGTTTTTAAGAAGCTGAGCAAAATGGCCATTACAACCACTCACTGTAATGCAGTAGGGAAGCTGAAGGAGTTTCCACACACTTGTGAGGAGGGTCTTCAGCTGTTGGAGGTGCAGAAAGAGGTGCTCCCGACCTCAGGAGCAGATGGGCTCACTGATTCTGCTGGCCAAGATGAGGAGGGCATTGACCTCGGGGGTGCGattggcacacacagacagagggattCTCAACTAAAACATGACCTTGTAGACTCATCTGGTTCCAAGGCTGG GCAGATGTgcgaggaaaagagacaaaagagGCGACAGGAGCAATCAActcaagaggaagagggagctgAATGGGTGAGCCGCAAGCGTCTACGCAGTGAGGTGCAGCCCAGTCCTCTGAGACTAGTGGTGGACTGCAGCTTTGACAGCCTCATGATGTTCAAG GACGTGAGGAAGCTCCACAAGCAAATCCAGAGGTGCTATGCAGAGAATCGGCGCACTTTACACCCTGTACAGTTTTATTTAACTAGTCTCGGTGGACAGTTAAAACAAAACATGGATGAAACTGACAAAGGATGGGTGAATTGGAAG GATATAACTATCAAAACGGAGCACTACCATGAAGTCATACCCAGAGAGGAGCTAGTGTACCTCACCTCTGACTCCCCAAATGTGCTGACTGAACTGGACGACACCAAAGCCTATGTCATCGGAGGCCTGGTtgaccacaaccaccacaaG GGAGTCTCCTTTGAGAGAGCCAAGGAGCTGGGGATTCAGCATGCACAGCTCCCTCTAGAAAGCTTCGTCGAGATGAACAGCCGGAAAGTGCTCGCAGTCAATCACG